The following coding sequences lie in one Panicum virgatum strain AP13 chromosome 6N, P.virgatum_v5, whole genome shotgun sequence genomic window:
- the LOC120680245 gene encoding uncharacterized protein LOC120680245, producing the protein MEKRYLRKQIANKMADGILPNVLKELNQISANLRVVKIARSDEDCAEVTVLDAYNNTRRHTVDLKNHNCSCRVWQVTGKPCHRALAWILSNRGVEISAFVHDYYSVAKFKAAYEDRVTGMPDRSQWPVVDLAFQVCPPLQKRAPGRPKVQRIRGALEKGPKRKVRCSRCKGYGHFAKTCKLAEPAEPAEPTEDVDVPAPSKRKRQPDDEGSSTPQKKKKPAKKKTPKKKKTPKKKKTPKKKKQTQAAAAPPPRAVRSLRDWLGM; encoded by the exons ATGGAGAAGAGATACCTTAGAAAGCAGATAGCTAATAAGATGGCAGATGGGATCTTGCCAAATGTGTTGAAGGAGCTGAATCAAATAAGTGCCAACCTCAGAGTTGTCAAGATTGCAAGAAGTGATGAAGACTGTGCAGAGGTTACTGTATTGGATGCCTATAACAACACTAGAAGGCACACAGTTGATCTGAAAAACCATAACTGCTCTTGTAGAGTTTGGCAGGTAACTGGAAAACCATGTCATCGTGCACTTGCATGGATATTGTCTAATAGAGGTGTAGAGATCTCTGCATTTGTTCATGATTACTACTCTGTGGCTAAGTTCAAGGCAGCATATGAGGATAGAGTAACTGGAATGCCAGATAGGTCCCAATGGCCTGTAGTTGATTTGGCCTTCCAAGTGTGCCCACCACTACAGAAAAGAGCACCAGGCAGGCCAAAAGTCCAGAGAATCAGAGGAGCTCTTGAGAAAGGACCCAAACGAAAGGTTAGATGCAGCAGATGCAAAGGCTACGGACACTTTGCCAAGACTTGCAAGCTTGCAGAACCAGCCGAGCCAGCAGAGCCAACAGAAGATGTTGATGTACCAGCACCAAGTAAGAG GAAGAGGCAACCAGATGATGAAGGCTCATCTACTccacaaaagaagaagaagccagCAAAAAAGAAGacaccaaagaagaagaagacaccTAAAAAGAAGAAGACTCCTAAGAAGAAAAAGCAAACTCAAGCAGCAGCTGCTCCACCTCCTAGAGCAGTTAGAAGCCTGAGGGATTGGCTGGGCATGTAG
- the LOC120678169 gene encoding transcription factor MYB77-like: MAVECGGEGKADCRKTPWTAEEDEALRRAVREHGRRNWAAIAGAVAGGRGAKSCRLRWCQHLAPELDCRPFTPEEDARIVEQQRVHGNKWATIARYLHGRSDNAVKNRWNSALRKAQQGSPAAAAQEDAAEDETAAPACLDLFPLSAGEMREANAADRLGVREEAEDAASIGLTVGSPGLSDAELALSLGPVRPPLNRGVFRLFL, from the coding sequence ATGGCGGTGGagtgcggcggcgagggcaaggcggactgcaggaagacgccgtggacggcggaggaggacgaggcgctGCGGCGGGCGGTGCGGGAGCACGGGCGGCGGAACTGGGCGGCCATCGctggcgcggtggccggcgggcgcggcgccaaGTCGTGCCGGCTGCGGTGGTGCCAGCACCTGGCGCCGGAGCTGGACTGCCGCCCCTTCACGCCCGAGGAGGACGCGCGCATCGTCGAGCAGCAGCGCGTGCACGGCAACAAGTGGGCCACCATCGCGCGGTACCTCCATGGCCGGTCCGACAACGCCGTCAAGAACCGCTGGAACTCCGCGCTCCGCAAGGCGCAGCAgggcagccccgccgccgcggcgcaggaGGACGCCGCCGAGGACGAGACGGCGGCCCCGGCGTGCCTCGATCTGTTCCCGTTGAGCGCCGGGGAGATGAGGGAGGCCAATGCGGCGGATCGGTTGGGGGTTCGTGAGGAGGCGGAGGACGCGGCGTCGATCGGCCTTACGGTAGGGTCGCCGGGGCTGAGCGACGCGGAGCTGGCACTGAGCCTGGGGCCCGTGCGGCCGCCGCTGAACCGGGGAGTTTTTCGGTTGTTTCTCTAA
- the LOC120680246 gene encoding uncharacterized protein LOC120680246, which yields MSGSWAAGSPMKSAASSGSRSRGRVEGEPLPLIDCPKCRVPVVQLRSKKLESYGKIFYKCPNNYPDDETCGWYWWEADYVNYLQGRRMKELQMVQAHEAARDEVLRGGVVERHGETDELVLQIREVKQQMGELMHQIVELKQQLRQGRVFAVDNAVLAAVCVGVVVGLVMALFCR from the exons ATGTCGGGGAGCTGGGCCGCAGGAAGTCCGATGAAGTCCGCCGCATCGTCGGGTAGCAGGAGCAGGGGCAGGGTCGAAGGTGAGCCGCTGCCGCTGATTGATTGCCCTAAATGTAGGGTTCCAGTTGTGCAGCTTCGAAGCAAGAAACTTGAATCGTACGGGAAGATCTTCTACAAGTGTCCTAACAACTACCCG GACGATGAAACTTGTGGTTGGTACTGGTGGGAAGCTGATTATGTGAACTATTTGCAAGGAAGGAGAATGAAGGAACTCCAAATGGTCCAAGCACATGAAGCTGCAAGAGATGAAGTGTTAAGAGGTGGAGTAGTTGAAAGACATGGTGAAACTGACGAGCTGGTGCTACAGATTAGGGAAGTGAAGCAACAAATGGGAGAGTTGATGCACCAGATTGTAGAGCTGAAGCAACAATTGCGCCAGGGAAGAGTATTTGCAGTGGACAATGCAGTTTTAGCAGCTGTGTGTGTGGGTGTTGTAGTTGGGCTAGTTATGGCTCTGTTTTGTAGGTGA